From a single Serratia surfactantfaciens genomic region:
- the kefG gene encoding glutathione-regulated potassium-efflux system ancillary protein KefG codes for MSQPPKVLLLYAHPESHDSVANRVLLRPAQQLEHVTVHDLYAHYPDFFIDIHHEQQLLREHQVIVFQHPLYTYSCPALLKEWLDRVLSRGFASGVGGNALAGKYWRSVITTGEPEGAYRTGGYNHYPMEDILRPFELTAGMCHMHWLTPFVVYWARRQKPEVLRSHADAYGEWLSHPLPHGGR; via the coding sequence ATGTCGCAGCCGCCCAAGGTCTTGCTGCTGTATGCCCATCCGGAATCCCATGACTCGGTGGCGAACCGGGTTTTGCTTCGACCGGCGCAGCAGTTGGAACATGTCACCGTGCACGATCTTTACGCGCACTATCCTGATTTTTTTATCGATATCCATCACGAACAACAGCTGCTGCGTGAGCATCAGGTCATCGTGTTTCAGCATCCTCTCTATACCTACAGCTGCCCGGCGCTGCTGAAGGAGTGGCTGGATCGGGTCTTGTCGCGCGGCTTCGCCAGCGGGGTGGGCGGCAATGCGTTGGCGGGCAAATACTGGCGCTCGGTGATCACCACCGGCGAGCCGGAAGGCGCCTATCGCACCGGCGGTTATAACCATTATCCGATGGAAGATATCCTGCGGCCGTTCGAGTTGACCGCCGGAATGTGCCATATGCACTGGTTGACGCCGTTCGTGGTGTATTGGGCGCGGCGGCAGAAGCCGGAGGTGCTGCGCAGCCATGCGGACGCCTACGGCGAGTGGCTGAGCCACCCGCTGCCGCACGGAGGGCGGTGA